Within uncultured Methanoregula sp., the genomic segment CAAGCAGGAGATGATCGATTATGCCCGGGAAATCGAAGCCCCGGCAGAACTGGTTATCGAATGTTCCGAGCGCGGCCGGCTGCCGGTCGTGAACTTCTCGGCCGGTGGCATTGCCACCCCCTCGGACGCGGCCCTCATGATGCAGCTGGGTGCCGATGGCGTCTTCGTGGGATCCGGCATCTTCAAATCGTCGGAACCCGAGCGGATGGCAAAGGCGATTGTCGAGGCGGTCAACCACTTCAACGACCCCAAGGTAATCGCTAAGGTCAGCACGGGCCTTGGCGATGCAATGCCCGGCCTGGACATCCACAAGCTCCGGGACGATGAGGTGCTCCAGACCCGTGGACGCTAGGATTGGCGTACTGGCGCTCCAGGGGAATGTAAGCGAGCATATCGATGCGTTCCTCCTGGCGCTCGAACGGATGGGGCACGGCTCCTCGTCCGAGGTTTTCGAAGTGAGGAGCCCGGCGGATCTGGCCGGGTGTCATGCCCTTGCCATTCCCGGCGGGGAATCGACAACCATCTCCCGGCTCATCGACAAGAACGGACTCTACGAGCCGATCCGGCAGTTCAAAGGCGGTATTTTTGCCACCTGTGCCGGGATGGTGATGATGGCAACCGAGGTTGCCGATCCCCGGATCCATCCCCTGGGTCTCATGGAGATGACCGTTGACCGGAATGCGTTTGGCCGGCAGCGGGAATCATTTGAAGCCGATCTTGCTCTTGAGGATCTTGGCGGAGGTCCGTTTCACGCGATCTTCATCCGGGCTCCGGTGGTTACCCGGGCCGGCAGCGGAGTGAAGGTACTGGCATCCGTGGATCAGGGAATCGTTGCTGTTGAGAAAGGCCGGCATGTGGCCTTCTCGTTCCATCCCGAACTGGGAAATGATACCCGGCTCCACGAGCGGTTCCTGACAGGGATCGGCATTGTTTGTACCGCCAACGAATAATGGGTTTTTCGTTAATCGATATCTCCCTGCCAGACGGATAATTTTTATTGCCGGTTTTCCCATCAGTCGGAATCCTCGTGCCGGTGTGCCTGATTGGAAACGGTTTTTAATTTCGCGAGACCACTCACAAGAGAAGATTCAGAAACCGGCACAACACCCATGTACATTTTCTTTGAGAAAAAATGGTGTTCCGGATTGCCATCTGCCATCGGAAAAACAGAGAGAAAAAGAATTGGATCTGACATACCCATGAGTGCATCACCCGTTGTTGACAGCATCCTCTCGGCCCGTTATTTACGGAAGGGGGAACATTCGTTTGAGGATATCTGCCGCCGCGTTGCATCGGCTCTTACCGATGACCGGGAAGAAGAAGCCCGCTTTTTTGAGGCCATGCAGTCCCTGCGTTTCCTCCCCAACTCCCCGACGCTGATGAATGCCGGTACAGAGATCGGCCAGCTGTCCGCCTGCTTCACCCTGCCGGTCCCGGATTCCATAGACGGAATCTTCGACGCGATAAAACAGGGAGCGATCATCCACAAGAGCGGCGGGGGAACCGGGTATAATTTCTCGCACCTGCGGCCTGAGGGCTCTCCCGTCCAGTCAACAGATGGGGTTGCCTCGGGGCCAGTCTCGTTCATGCGGGTCTTCAATGCCGCCACCGAGGTAATAAAGCAGGGCGGTCGTCGTCGCGGAGCGAACATGGGGATCCTCAATGTCTGGCATCCGGATATCCTGCCGTTCATTGCAGCTAAGACAAAGGAAGGCGAGTTTTCCAATTTCAACATCTCGATCATGGTCAATGACCGCTTCATGGAACATGTTGCCAGGAAACAGTCCGGGACAGTCTGGATCACCCACCCGCACACGGGAGAAAGCGTAACCGTCGGGCAGATCTGGGATGGTATCGTTGACGGTATCTGGAAGAACGGCGAACCGGGGATCCTGTTTTACGATGAGATCAACCGGCACAACCCGACGCCGCAGCTTGGTGAGATCGATACCACGAACCCCTGCGGAGAGCAGCCTCTCCTCCCCTACGAGAGCTGCGTGCTCGGCAGTATCAATCTTGCAGCGTGCGTTCATGATGGTGTACTTGACGAGAATGAGCTGAAAGAAACGGCCCGTATGGCAACCCGTTTCCTTGATCTGGTTATCGAGCGCAATGTCTTTCCCATCCCGCAGATACGGGATGCCACGCTGAAGACCCGGAAGATCGGCCTCGGTCTCATGGGCGTGCACGATGCCCTTCTCATGGCCGGCCTTGCCTACGATTCTGCCGAGGGAAGGATCTGGTCCGAACGCATCATGCAGCTCGTAACGGAGACTGCTGTGGAGGAATCCCGCAGGCTGGCTGAAAAATATGGTTCGTTCCCGGCCTGGCAGGGAAGTATCTGGAAGATGCACCCGATGAGGAATTCAGCGATAACCACGATCGCCCCCACCGGGACGATCTCTCTCCTTGCCGGCTGCTCGAGCGGTATAGAACCGGTTTTCTCGTTTGCCTATACCCGGAAGAATACTGTGGGCAAAACGTTTGTTATCGTCAACCCTGTATTCAGCAGGATGCTGAAGACAACCCTTGCCGGACAAGGGCTCTCCATGGATGCACTCCAGAAGAAGATAGACGAAGTCATCGCCCACGTCCACGAAACCGGAACCGTGCGCGATCTGCACTGGCTTCCTCAGGAGTTCCGGGCACTCTTCAAGACTGCGCTCGATATCAGCTGGAAAGATCACATCCTGATGCAGGCCGCATTCCAGAAACACGTCCACGCGTCCATCAGCAAGACGGTCAATATGCCTTCTTCCGCCACAAAAGAGGACTGTGCGGAAGCTCTCATTTTGGCCTGGTCCCTGAAGCTCAAGGGGATCACCATCTACCGGACGGGCAGCAGGGAAGATGTAGTTCTCTCGCTTAAGGAGCCCGCACATGCACCCGTTCCTGCAGTTGCCGGCAGGAACGAACCGGAAAAGATCCTCTCGTTCTCGACTGACCGCCCGCGGGAACTCTCCGGCAGGACATACCTCTGCCAGTCCGGGTGCTGCCGTCTCTATGTGACCGTGAACCTCCTTGACGGAAAGCCCATGGAAGTGTTCATCAGGACCGTCGGGAGCGGGGGTTGCGAGGCGAACAGCAGTGCTCTGGGCCGCGCCATCAGCACCGGTCTCCAGAACGGGGTGCCTTACACCAAGTTCGTCAAGCAGTTCGCCAAGGTCAACTGCATTGTCTCTGTCAAGAATCCCTCATCGGAAGGTCATTCCTGCGCCGATGTTGTGGGGCGCTGCATCGAACTTTCGGCCAAGAACCAGAGCATCACTACCCTGCAGGACTGGGACATCAAAAAAGTTGGGGAAAAGAGGCTCTGCCCTGACTGCCGGGAACCGCTGGATTTTGGGGAGGGCTGCAACAAGGGGATCTGTAAAAACTGCGGCTGGACAGGCTGCAGTTGAGATCACCCAAGCGGTTTTTTTATTCCTGACAGAATTTAGATGAGGGCCTGTCCGGATATTTGTTGAAACGTGTATTTCATGGATTGAACCAGGATCATCAGTCCAAAATATATGCGGGCAGATGAAAAATGACATCCATGCCCCAGGAAGAGAGTCTTCTGTTCGTCAGCAACAGCGACAGTGGAGCACTGCCGCTGATCAAAAATTATTCAGGCAACTCAGCAACGCCCCGTTCTGATGGCTGCAACCTGTCCATGCTCACCCACAGCCCGGTGGGAATGAAAAAAGAATGGAAACGTTTCATCAGGGAACAGAAGCTCCCGTCACGTGCTCTTGACCGGGATGAATTCCATGCAGAGTTCGGTAGTGCGATAACAACATTCCCGGTTGTGCTGGTCAGGACCGGCAGGGGTCTTGCGGTGCTGATCAGCACTGATGAGCTGAACCGGTGCAGGAATCTGGAGGACCTCATAAGCCTCCTGCAGCAGCGCCTGGCCCCGCTCCCATAATATTCCAGGTGTTTAGTTGTCTTCTCCTGACTCTCCCGGCAATAGAGTACAGGAATCAGGGACCCTGATTAGAAGGATTGCAGCGATCGGCCCGGTCTGCACAATCCCGGCTGGAGTGTTCACAAGATAACCAGGAACATGGATACTGCCGTTTTGATGAAAAAACCGGTAATCGATCTGAACGTTTTATAATTCATGCTATTGCACGTATTTATATGACTATCAGGAAGGGGCGCCGGAAGAAAAACGAGAAACCGTTTCACGAAGCAGTGACGGATCTTCTCTTCTCCGCAATGGCCAATCATGAGGATTTTATCGTCACGTACGAGCAGAATCCTGCAACCGGGAAAAAAGAAATTCATGTCATGTCCGGGAAATTAATCTCCCCGGAGGCACTCTCATCCATGAAAGCTGAGGTGGCGCGCCAGCTTGAGGATGGGGGCCGGCACCACATCCGGGATATGGAATAACAAGACCATACTTTTTGCCGTTGCATATTCCTGCCTGGAGTTAGGAGGCCGGCAGGAATTTACCAGTCCTTTTTCATAGCCTCTGCTTTGAGATCCTTCGGCATCAGCTCAATTGCGTACCTCAGGGCCGTGCGGGGCATTTCCTTCTTGTTCTTCATGACGAAGGCAAATACCTCTTCCGTATGCTTCCGGCTCGCCTCCTTGAGCAGCCAGCCATACCCTTTCTGCACCATATCGTCGCTATCGGTCAGGAGGAGTTCAGCGATTCCGAGTGCCTCATGCAGGAATTTCCCATGCTTTGCCGGAACGATGAGCGAGACTGCAGCTGCCCGCCGCATCCAGCGGTTCTCCGACCGGGTCCAGCATTTGAGCTCGTCGGTGTATTCCGGGAACTGGTCGATAAAGTCCCCCATGGTGTGGTTGCAGAAACCATCGCACGCCGCCCAGTTTGTTATGTAGGTCCCGATCCAGGAACGGAAGACGGCGAGATCTTCTCTCTCATACCGTCCTGAGAGAGCGTGTGCCCATTCAGAGACAATGAAGGATTCTTCCATATATCCTGACCTGTAGAGCTCCTCGCAGAGTGCGAAGATCTCCGGTTTGTCCCGGGTTTTGATCTCTTTCCAGTACTTTTTTGCAATGGCAATCACGGCAGCGGTTTTTATGCCATAGCACGTGATCTCTTCCTTGAAAAACCGCCGGGAAGTTTTCTGGATTTCCTGATCAGCCTGACTCTGGAGCTCCTGCCGGATGCGTTCGATAACCGGGTCCATGAAAAGAGTGGGCAGGTATTCGTGATAAGGGACGCGGCAGGTGCGGGGCGAAAATAACGAGGGTTAATCCTGATCGGCAATCTGTTTCTTGAGAAGTTCGTGTTTTGCGAGGGTAACTTCCAGCAGGTCATCGTATACTGCCGGGAGACGGCTGCGGAGCACCGTTACGCCCTCCTCGGTAATGCCCCCTTTGGTTGCCACGCGACCGATGAGCTCGTCAAAGCCGGTGTCATCCCGGTCGAGAAGCCAGGCCGTTCCGATCAGCGTCTGCTGCACGAGAAACGCTGCAAGAGCCGGGGGAACCCCTTCTCTCCGTACCGCGGCAGTGGCGAATTCCTGCATCATGGCGGCAAACAGGGCCGGGGCACAGCTCGTGAGGTCACCGTAGATCTCAAAGTGCCGCTCCTCGATCTCCACCGGTGTCCCGATTGCAGAG encodes:
- the pdxT gene encoding pyridoxal 5'-phosphate synthase glutaminase subunit PdxT, with the protein product MDARIGVLALQGNVSEHIDAFLLALERMGHGSSSEVFEVRSPADLAGCHALAIPGGESTTISRLIDKNGLYEPIRQFKGGIFATCAGMVMMATEVADPRIHPLGLMEMTVDRNAFGRQRESFEADLALEDLGGGPFHAIFIRAPVVTRAGSGVKVLASVDQGIVAVEKGRHVAFSFHPELGNDTRLHERFLTGIGIVCTANE
- a CDS encoding adenosylcobalamin-dependent ribonucleoside-diphosphate reductase is translated as MSASPVVDSILSARYLRKGEHSFEDICRRVASALTDDREEEARFFEAMQSLRFLPNSPTLMNAGTEIGQLSACFTLPVPDSIDGIFDAIKQGAIIHKSGGGTGYNFSHLRPEGSPVQSTDGVASGPVSFMRVFNAATEVIKQGGRRRGANMGILNVWHPDILPFIAAKTKEGEFSNFNISIMVNDRFMEHVARKQSGTVWITHPHTGESVTVGQIWDGIVDGIWKNGEPGILFYDEINRHNPTPQLGEIDTTNPCGEQPLLPYESCVLGSINLAACVHDGVLDENELKETARMATRFLDLVIERNVFPIPQIRDATLKTRKIGLGLMGVHDALLMAGLAYDSAEGRIWSERIMQLVTETAVEESRRLAEKYGSFPAWQGSIWKMHPMRNSAITTIAPTGTISLLAGCSSGIEPVFSFAYTRKNTVGKTFVIVNPVFSRMLKTTLAGQGLSMDALQKKIDEVIAHVHETGTVRDLHWLPQEFRALFKTALDISWKDHILMQAAFQKHVHASISKTVNMPSSATKEDCAEALILAWSLKLKGITIYRTGSREDVVLSLKEPAHAPVPAVAGRNEPEKILSFSTDRPRELSGRTYLCQSGCCRLYVTVNLLDGKPMEVFIRTVGSGGCEANSSALGRAISTGLQNGVPYTKFVKQFAKVNCIVSVKNPSSEGHSCADVVGRCIELSAKNQSITTLQDWDIKKVGEKRLCPDCREPLDFGEGCNKGICKNCGWTGCS
- a CDS encoding DNA alkylation repair protein; translated protein: MDPVIERIRQELQSQADQEIQKTSRRFFKEEITCYGIKTAAVIAIAKKYWKEIKTRDKPEIFALCEELYRSGYMEESFIVSEWAHALSGRYEREDLAVFRSWIGTYITNWAACDGFCNHTMGDFIDQFPEYTDELKCWTRSENRWMRRAAAVSLIVPAKHGKFLHEALGIAELLLTDSDDMVQKGYGWLLKEASRKHTEEVFAFVMKNKKEMPRTALRYAIELMPKDLKAEAMKKDW